The proteins below come from a single Salinilacihabitans rarus genomic window:
- a CDS encoding terminase large subunit domain-containing protein, translating into MATSSLTVDFDWADYQFDVVEELEEGDSDVVVLRTGYGGGKSYTGAQWIHLGSMQLSSGESLVLAPDFQKGGPATYRVFFETLPGENTIPNDAGGDPENSPIVAGYNQNQKRVTYVSGHVVRLGSADKWNRYAGSEFHRIWMDEPSHYDNTDLYDLHEMLISRQRTQAGPNTCLMTSTGNGFNQFYDITERQVDANGEPLPWADSMEVFVHSSLQNPFLPADAKEKLRRQFEGTEREEQALHGGFAAAEGLVYSSFTREHHVVPEAGVNDLVNWNAPAIYGYDSGWDHPRVFIEWRQTHCDQWIAVDCYYESEKPFEHLCDPRNESGWVYDRNCDRSVVYCEHEPEHILKFRQAGFRAMKAEKSLDEGIPFVRGLLERKGDPPRPGLLVSDRCVELIQEFQSYKEEHVGKSGDVPDHALDASRYALFSHTPTTSDSDSSGVSYL; encoded by the coding sequence ATGGCGACGAGTAGCCTTACCGTCGACTTCGACTGGGCTGACTACCAGTTCGACGTCGTCGAGGAACTCGAAGAGGGTGATAGCGACGTCGTCGTCCTCCGGACAGGCTACGGCGGTGGGAAGTCCTACACCGGCGCGCAGTGGATTCACCTCGGGAGCATGCAGCTGTCGAGCGGCGAGTCGCTCGTCCTGGCGCCGGACTTCCAGAAGGGCGGGCCCGCGACCTACCGGGTGTTCTTCGAGACGCTGCCCGGTGAGAACACCATCCCAAACGATGCCGGCGGCGACCCGGAAAACTCGCCGATCGTCGCGGGCTACAACCAGAACCAGAAGCGGGTGACGTACGTCTCGGGCCACGTCGTCCGCCTCGGGTCGGCCGACAAGTGGAACCGCTACGCCGGCTCCGAGTTCCACCGCATCTGGATGGACGAGCCAAGCCACTACGACAACACGGACCTCTACGACCTCCACGAGATGCTCATCTCTCGACAGCGCACGCAGGCCGGCCCGAACACCTGTCTAATGACGTCCACGGGGAACGGCTTCAACCAGTTCTACGACATCACCGAACGGCAGGTTGACGCCAACGGCGAGCCACTCCCGTGGGCGGACTCGATGGAGGTGTTCGTCCACTCGAGCCTGCAGAATCCGTTCCTGCCAGCGGACGCGAAAGAGAAGCTCCGCCGGCAATTCGAGGGAACCGAGCGTGAGGAGCAAGCGCTCCACGGGGGGTTCGCCGCGGCCGAGGGGCTGGTCTACTCATCGTTCACCCGCGAGCACCACGTCGTCCCGGAGGCCGGCGTCAACGATCTGGTCAACTGGAACGCGCCGGCGATCTACGGCTATGACTCGGGGTGGGACCACCCGCGCGTGTTCATCGAGTGGCGCCAGACTCACTGCGACCAGTGGATCGCGGTCGACTGCTACTACGAATCGGAGAAGCCGTTCGAGCACCTCTGCGATCCACGCAACGAGTCCGGCTGGGTGTACGATCGCAATTGCGACCGCTCGGTCGTCTACTGCGAGCACGAACCCGAGCACATCCTCAAGTTCCGGCAGGCGGGCTTCCGCGCCATGAAAGCCGAGAAGAGCCTCGACGAGGGCATCCCGTTCGTCCGTGGCCTCCTCGAACGCAAGGGCGACCCGCCGCGGCCGGGACTGCTCGTCTCGGATCGCTGCGTCGAACTCATCCAGGAGTTCCAGTCCTACAAAGAGGAGCACGTCGGCAAGTCGGGCGACGTCCCCGATCACGCGCTCGACGCCAGCCGGTACGCGCTGTTCTCGCACACACCGACGACGTCGGACAGCGACTCGAGCGGGGTGAGTTACCTGTAA
- a CDS encoding phage portal protein, translating to MTYITDDTKVSVNVEGIGGQNALSKAETSTQLPDRRVRSLNVGVKPPYNPDRLASFLELNETLATGIRKKARYEVGYGFSIVPHRDVDPDEASEDERTTVREFWRGIDSRWQTKARQAAEPTTPEEVLELARQDYHLIGWAAIEILTNLEGEPVGLAHVPANTVRVRKPQSRFDQPRHPEQGTFIPSEDARLASRGYVQIRDGRKRYFGEAGDRYRGRGEDDDREPIFVDRETGDVVEGSAEALPNAPANELIFVTNPSPLEDYYGVPDWVSAIRTIAGDEAAKDYNTDFFDNDTIPRLAIKVTGGELSEESKKDLRQMLDGLREESHRTVLLEVDKFETQIDEDVKIDLEPLGQGISEEMDFRLFREKNEHEIAKVLEVPPILIGVTETSNRSNSREQVREFATDVVAPEQHKFAERLYQILHQQAFGVRDWTLEFDLHGAEQPKEDATVARQKISAVRGAIPVNRALEMIGEDPLPEDHPIDGDTLVADIGSGAPAGEQQPEEGPADEPPGDVEEQLPPPENKLGERDWAEVEAVLAVENGVATKDPIEQTQFDSSNLAEGLFDFGENELYLSFHREGGQNSLYVYVDVPAAEWSGLVNASSHGSYHYDSIRLEFPYLEITNHHSRLPEGPAPDPDDVPDDIPL from the coding sequence ATGACATATATAACTGACGACACGAAGGTCTCGGTCAACGTCGAAGGTATCGGCGGCCAGAACGCACTCTCGAAGGCCGAGACCAGCACGCAACTCCCCGACCGCCGCGTCCGCTCGCTGAACGTCGGCGTCAAGCCGCCGTACAACCCCGACCGGCTGGCCTCCTTCCTCGAACTGAACGAGACGCTCGCGACGGGCATCCGCAAGAAGGCCCGCTACGAGGTGGGCTACGGCTTCTCGATCGTCCCGCACCGAGACGTCGACCCGGACGAGGCGAGCGAGGACGAGCGCACCACCGTCCGCGAGTTCTGGCGCGGGATCGACTCACGCTGGCAAACCAAGGCCCGGCAGGCGGCCGAGCCGACCACGCCCGAGGAGGTCCTCGAACTCGCCCGGCAGGACTACCACCTCATCGGGTGGGCGGCGATCGAGATCCTCACCAACCTCGAGGGCGAGCCGGTCGGCCTCGCACACGTGCCGGCGAACACGGTCCGCGTGCGCAAGCCCCAGAGCCGGTTCGACCAGCCGCGCCACCCCGAACAGGGGACGTTCATCCCCTCGGAGGACGCCCGCCTCGCCTCGCGGGGCTACGTCCAGATCCGTGACGGTCGAAAGCGGTACTTCGGCGAGGCCGGCGACCGCTATCGCGGGCGCGGCGAGGACGACGACCGCGAGCCGATCTTCGTCGACCGCGAGACTGGCGACGTCGTCGAGGGCAGCGCCGAAGCGCTGCCGAACGCGCCGGCGAACGAACTCATCTTCGTCACGAACCCCAGCCCGCTGGAGGACTACTACGGCGTCCCGGACTGGGTCTCGGCGATCCGAACGATCGCCGGCGACGAGGCGGCGAAGGACTACAACACCGACTTTTTCGATAACGACACGATCCCCCGGCTAGCGATCAAGGTCACGGGCGGCGAACTCTCCGAGGAGTCCAAGAAGGACCTCCGGCAGATGCTCGACGGCCTTCGCGAGGAGTCCCACCGGACGGTGCTCCTCGAGGTCGACAAGTTCGAGACGCAGATCGACGAGGACGTCAAGATCGACCTCGAACCGCTGGGCCAGGGCATCAGCGAGGAGATGGACTTCCGGCTCTTCCGCGAGAAGAACGAACACGAGATCGCGAAGGTCCTGGAGGTGCCGCCGATCCTCATCGGCGTCACCGAAACGAGCAACCGGTCGAACTCCCGCGAGCAGGTCCGCGAGTTCGCGACCGACGTCGTCGCGCCGGAGCAGCACAAGTTCGCCGAGCGCCTCTACCAGATCCTCCACCAGCAGGCGTTCGGCGTCCGCGACTGGACGCTCGAGTTCGACCTCCACGGCGCCGAGCAGCCCAAGGAGGACGCGACGGTTGCCCGCCAGAAGATCAGCGCGGTCCGCGGCGCGATCCCGGTCAACCGCGCCCTCGAGATGATCGGCGAGGACCCGCTCCCCGAGGACCACCCGATCGACGGCGACACGCTCGTCGCCGACATCGGCAGCGGGGCGCCGGCGGGCGAGCAACAGCCCGAGGAGGGCCCGGCCGACGAGCCGCCCGGCGACGTCGAGGAGCAACTCCCGCCGCCGGAGAACAAGCTCGGCGAGCGCGACTGGGCGGAGGTCGAGGCCGTGCTGGCCGTCGAGAACGGCGTCGCGACCAAAGACCCGATCGAGCAGACGCAGTTCGATAGCTCGAACCTCGCGGAGGGCCTGTTCGACTTCGGCGAGAACGAACTCTATCTGTCGTTCCACCGCGAGGGCGGGCAGAACTCACTGTACGTCTACGTCGACGTCCCGGCGGCGGAGTGGTCCGGGCTGGTGAACGCGTCGAGTCACGGCAGCTACCACTACGACTCGATCCGGCTCGAGTTCCCGTATCTCGAGATAACCAATCACCACTCACGGCTGCCGGAGGGGCCGGCGCCGGATCCGGACGACGTCCCGGACGACATCCCGCTGTAA
- a CDS encoding DNA methyltransferase, which produces MTNELTLDDLPQPVEETTVHPDDLHVDGDNPNEQSEEMFGLLCDNLRAKGWLGNAIVADVDGCIADGEHRWRAAQEIGLEEVPVKFYEIDEPERRLWRQELNKISGEHDTKRDALEYDYLLNEGMAEDVQDLVDATDEDLDELLAEIRVDKSKRPAYEYTPSTEVHFEDAVEGIDDRVDDDSVDLVLTDPPYGVDIDLTETLGASDVKHAGSLENDGYEEAVGLWRAIVPELKRVLAPTGHLYAFASWKTYDDFRDVLEDAGFEVLNCIIWLKSTPNNQTTFGSGGVRYGYQHEFILYAVHDTSDARPLDRTMSDIILHKHSSQDNEHPTEKPVGLLETLLEQSTEPGDLVLDPFMGSGSTAVAAIQNERDCIGFEIDAETYRPVIERRIGEAKRAREASVNQTPEA; this is translated from the coding sequence CGGCGACAACCCGAACGAACAGAGCGAGGAGATGTTCGGCCTCCTCTGTGACAACCTCCGGGCGAAGGGGTGGCTCGGCAACGCCATCGTCGCCGACGTCGACGGCTGCATCGCAGACGGGGAGCATCGCTGGCGCGCCGCCCAGGAGATCGGCCTCGAGGAAGTTCCGGTCAAGTTCTACGAGATCGACGAACCCGAGCGCCGCCTCTGGCGCCAGGAGCTTAACAAGATCTCCGGTGAGCACGACACGAAGCGGGATGCCCTCGAGTACGACTACTTGCTGAACGAGGGGATGGCCGAGGACGTTCAGGACCTCGTCGACGCGACCGACGAGGACCTCGACGAGCTGCTCGCGGAGATCCGCGTCGACAAGTCGAAGCGGCCGGCCTACGAGTACACCCCGTCGACGGAGGTCCACTTCGAGGACGCCGTCGAGGGGATCGACGACCGCGTCGACGACGACAGCGTTGATCTGGTGCTCACCGACCCACCCTACGGCGTCGACATCGATCTGACTGAGACGCTCGGCGCCTCGGACGTCAAGCACGCCGGCTCGCTCGAGAACGATGGCTACGAGGAGGCGGTCGGCCTCTGGCGGGCGATCGTCCCCGAACTCAAACGGGTGCTCGCCCCGACCGGTCACCTCTACGCCTTCGCGTCCTGGAAGACGTACGACGACTTCCGTGACGTCCTCGAGGACGCCGGCTTCGAGGTCCTCAACTGCATCATCTGGTTGAAATCGACGCCGAACAACCAGACAACGTTCGGAAGCGGCGGCGTCCGCTACGGCTATCAGCACGAGTTCATCCTCTACGCCGTCCACGACACGAGCGACGCCAGGCCGCTCGACCGGACGATGTCGGACATCATCCTGCACAAGCACTCCTCGCAGGACAACGAGCATCCGACGGAGAAGCCGGTCGGCCTCCTGGAGACGCTACTCGAACAGTCGACCGAGCCGGGCGACCTCGTCCTCGACCCGTTCATGGGATCGGGGTCCACCGCAGTTGCCGCCATCCAGAACGAGCGGGACTGCATCGGCTTCGAGATCGACGCGGAGACCTACCGCCCGGTCATCGAGCGCCGCATCGGCGAGGCGAAACGCGCCCGTGAGGCCAGCGTGAACCAGACTCCGGAGGCCTAA